Proteins encoded together in one Chitinophaga varians window:
- a CDS encoding energy transducer TonB translates to MPDKHAHNKPAVSAELIRQYLAGELDDKAMHDLERQALDDPFLADALEGYALHAPDQQAQQEDLMARLTERVAPPKAVVRPFYPRLAAAAAILLLLFTGGWYLFREQQRSTTTPIAQVDTRRDVAVPDTAARATPEIAMVKPADTNSNSDQQPAPVARQSAPALAKAEEPAADISAADERLAERPLERRALKQVPPPATFSAPVPPPSAVAASPVTDKQLSEIVIAHPDSSAMAYDKEKSADLKDVKVTGFAAQNKKAGVSGQNDSIHPNADGYEVAGILQGRAAGVVTSNAGLRKRKAAIVPGDTLPSPVNGRTAFQQYLAEHTANPGGFNGVVRISFTVMPDSTLQDIKVVRSVHVNAACEAEAIRVVKEGPLWKPAADGKPANVTLDVIFKEKTGQ, encoded by the coding sequence ATGCCTGATAAGCACGCACATAACAAACCTGCCGTAAGCGCCGAGCTTATCCGCCAGTACCTGGCCGGAGAGCTGGATGATAAGGCCATGCACGACCTGGAACGCCAGGCGCTGGATGACCCGTTCCTGGCGGATGCGCTGGAAGGTTATGCGTTGCATGCCCCTGATCAGCAGGCCCAGCAGGAAGACCTGATGGCGCGGCTGACAGAGAGGGTGGCTCCTCCTAAAGCTGTAGTGCGCCCGTTTTACCCCCGTTTAGCAGCGGCGGCAGCTATTTTGCTTCTGCTCTTTACCGGCGGCTGGTACCTGTTCCGCGAGCAGCAGCGCAGCACAACAACACCTATCGCACAGGTGGATACCAGGCGCGATGTGGCCGTACCGGATACAGCTGCTCGGGCCACGCCTGAAATAGCCATGGTGAAACCGGCTGATACCAATAGTAACAGCGATCAGCAACCTGCACCTGTTGCAAGACAAAGTGCGCCGGCGCTGGCAAAAGCCGAAGAACCTGCTGCTGATATCAGTGCGGCTGATGAAAGACTGGCGGAAAGACCTTTGGAACGCAGAGCTTTAAAACAGGTGCCGCCACCGGCCACGTTCTCTGCGCCGGTGCCACCACCGTCCGCTGTTGCCGCTTCCCCTGTAACGGACAAACAATTGAGCGAGATAGTTATCGCACATCCGGACTCCTCTGCTATGGCTTATGACAAGGAAAAAAGTGCCGACCTGAAAGACGTGAAAGTAACTGGCTTCGCTGCCCAAAACAAAAAGGCAGGCGTCTCCGGACAGAATGATTCCATTCATCCTAATGCAGACGGCTATGAGGTAGCCGGCATTTTGCAAGGCAGGGCTGCCGGTGTGGTCACGTCCAATGCCGGCCTCAGAAAAAGGAAAGCGGCGATTGTGCCGGGAGATACGCTGCCATCGCCGGTTAACGGCAGAACAGCCTTTCAGCAATACCTTGCCGAACATACCGCTAATCCCGGCGGGTTTAATGGCGTAGTACGTATATCGTTTACCGTTATGCCGGACAGTACATTGCAGGACATTAAAGTAGTGCGGAGCGTGCATGTGAACGCAGCCTGTGAAGCGGAAGCGATCAGGGTGGTGAAAGAAGGGCCCTTATGGAAGCCTGCAGCAGACGGAAAGCCTGCCAACGTAACATTGGATGTGATATTTAAAGAAAAAACAGGCCAATAA
- a CDS encoding LutB/LldF family L-lactate oxidation iron-sulfur protein: MHQTASTFLEASEKKALDLGHRQTINFNIGKYNAAVKVGKQQFADLPVARERAKNIKWRAIEHLDNHLEEFEMNFTKRGGKVIWAETAEQVQQEILAICQAKQCKSIVKSKSMATEEVHLNDFLAQHNIECVETDLGEYIQQLDGEPPYHIVTPAMHKSKEDVARLFAEKLGTPPDLTPEQLTLVAREKLRQKYLEAEIGITGANFILADTGSVAVTENEGNARLSTAFPKTHIVLVGIEKVLPSVADLALFWPLLATYGTGQKVTAYNSIFSGPRQEGETDGPEEMYVILMDNGRTNILQDTAARESLYCIRCGSCLNACPVYKNIGGHSYATTYSGPIGSVITPHLKGMDNYMHLSFASSLCGNCTEVCPVRINLHELLLHNRQKAVEENHTSGGEKFAWFVWKQGCNSRKMMNMASGKMKNFFFRKFFAKSWGENRELPVFAAKSFNQQWKERKG, from the coding sequence ATGCATCAAACAGCCTCCACTTTCCTCGAAGCAAGTGAAAAAAAAGCATTAGATCTCGGTCACCGCCAGACGATCAACTTCAACATAGGAAAATATAATGCCGCTGTAAAAGTCGGTAAACAGCAGTTTGCAGACCTGCCGGTAGCGCGTGAAAGGGCCAAGAACATCAAGTGGAGAGCTATAGAGCATCTGGACAACCATCTCGAAGAATTTGAGATGAACTTCACCAAACGTGGCGGCAAAGTTATCTGGGCCGAAACAGCCGAACAGGTACAACAGGAAATCCTCGCCATCTGCCAGGCCAAACAATGCAAAAGCATTGTCAAAAGCAAATCCATGGCCACAGAGGAAGTTCACCTGAACGACTTTCTCGCGCAACATAATATTGAATGCGTGGAAACCGACCTGGGAGAATATATCCAGCAGCTGGACGGCGAACCGCCTTATCATATTGTAACACCGGCCATGCATAAAAGCAAGGAAGATGTGGCCCGTCTCTTTGCGGAAAAACTGGGCACGCCGCCGGACCTCACTCCTGAGCAACTGACACTTGTTGCCCGCGAAAAACTCAGACAAAAATACCTGGAAGCGGAAATAGGCATTACCGGTGCCAACTTCATCCTCGCTGATACCGGCTCTGTGGCCGTTACGGAAAATGAAGGCAATGCCCGCCTGAGCACCGCCTTCCCCAAAACACATATTGTACTGGTAGGCATCGAGAAAGTACTGCCTTCTGTGGCAGACCTGGCGCTGTTCTGGCCACTGCTGGCCACCTATGGCACCGGCCAGAAAGTAACGGCATATAACAGCATCTTCAGCGGCCCGCGCCAGGAAGGTGAAACAGACGGCCCTGAAGAAATGTACGTTATCCTGATGGACAACGGCCGTACCAATATCCTTCAGGACACCGCCGCCCGTGAAAGCCTTTACTGTATCCGTTGCGGCTCCTGCCTCAACGCCTGCCCCGTTTATAAAAACATCGGCGGCCATAGCTACGCCACCACCTACAGCGGTCCAATCGGCTCTGTTATCACCCCCCATCTCAAAGGGATGGACAACTATATGCACCTCAGTTTTGCATCTTCCCTTTGCGGTAATTGTACTGAAGTATGCCCTGTCCGTATCAATCTGCATGAACTGTTGCTTCACAACCGCCAGAAGGCAGTGGAGGAAAACCATACTTCAGGCGGAGAAAAGTTTGCCTGGTTTGTATGGAAACAGGGATGCAACAGCCGTAAAATGATGAATATGGCCAGTGGTAAAATGAAAAATTTCTTCTTCCGTAAATTCTTCGCAAAAAGCTGGGGAGAAAACCGTGAGTTGCCGGTGTTTGCTGCCAAATCCTTTAACCAGCAATGGAAAGAAAGGAAAGGCTGA
- a CDS encoding DUF3109 family protein, translating to MIIIDDKYISDEVVEEQFVCNLSACKGACCVAGDCGAPLDKDETKTLKKIYPKIKSYLRQEGIDEIERTGTNTTDKEYGYVTPIVNKGICAYASIDEHGIVGCGIEKAYNDGVVDFKKPISCHLYPIRIKKYESFEAVNYDRWDICKPACKNGRSLKVPVYRFLKDAIIRKYGTEFYEVLDKIATKKY from the coding sequence ATGATTATCATTGACGATAAATACATTAGTGACGAAGTAGTTGAAGAGCAGTTCGTATGCAATCTGTCAGCCTGTAAAGGCGCCTGCTGTGTAGCGGGCGACTGCGGCGCTCCCCTTGACAAAGACGAAACTAAAACCCTGAAGAAAATCTACCCGAAGATCAAATCCTACCTGCGGCAGGAAGGTATCGACGAAATTGAACGTACCGGTACCAACACCACCGATAAGGAATATGGATATGTGACGCCTATCGTGAACAAAGGCATCTGCGCCTATGCCTCCATCGATGAACATGGCATCGTAGGCTGCGGCATCGAAAAAGCATACAACGACGGCGTAGTGGATTTCAAAAAGCCCATCTCCTGCCACCTCTATCCCATCCGGATAAAAAAATATGAGTCGTTTGAAGCGGTTAATTATGACCGCTGGGACATCTGCAAACCTGCTTGTAAAAACGGCCGGTCCCTGAAAGTTCCGGTATACCGATTCCTGAAGGATGCTATTATCAGAAAATACGGCACGGAATTTTATGAAGTGCTGGATAAAATCGCCACCAAGAAATACTAA
- the gldE gene encoding gliding motility-associated protein GldE encodes MSCLLQVNTPIATPNMVVFLLVIFVILLLTFIVSGAEVAFFSLNYKDLNVLKTRQNTSGKLITKLLEKPKSLLASLQIAGIILMIAFIMITNYLVTQMEDLQTLPVVSFVVRISMICLILLFFGQILPRVWAAQNNIRFATYFAWFVSLIHATLEPVSDFFVGISGSIEARLFHRGAGPVNYHEIDEAIEMSVDPTASQEEKNILKGILKFGNITVKQIMRGRLDVNGIEYDSTFEEVIKYVADLHYSRLPVYKGNLDSIVGVIHTKDLLPHLDKGNKFDWHEVMRQPFFVHGHKLIEDLLSEFQSRRMHFAVVVDEFGGTSGIVTLEDIMEEVIGDIKDEFDEEEFNYSKLDNFTYVFEGKTMLNDVCRIMNIPPETFESVKGESDSLGGLILELAGKFPEENSVINYNNYDFTVLEVTKMRIQKVQVTIRPDAAEEA; translated from the coding sequence ATGTCCTGTTTGTTACAAGTAAATACACCTATCGCAACGCCAAACATGGTGGTATTCCTACTTGTTATTTTTGTAATACTGCTGCTTACCTTTATCGTTTCCGGTGCAGAAGTAGCGTTCTTTTCCCTGAACTACAAGGACCTGAACGTGCTCAAAACAAGACAGAACACCTCCGGCAAACTGATTACCAAACTGCTGGAAAAACCAAAATCACTCCTGGCATCCCTTCAGATTGCCGGCATCATCCTCATGATCGCCTTTATCATGATCACCAATTACCTGGTGACACAAATGGAAGACCTGCAAACCCTGCCGGTAGTGTCCTTTGTGGTGAGGATTTCAATGATCTGCCTCATTCTCCTGTTTTTCGGACAGATACTCCCCCGCGTATGGGCAGCCCAGAACAATATCCGCTTCGCTACCTACTTCGCGTGGTTCGTCAGCCTCATTCATGCCACCCTGGAACCTGTCAGCGACTTTTTCGTTGGCATCAGCGGCAGCATTGAAGCCCGCCTGTTTCACCGCGGCGCCGGCCCCGTCAATTACCACGAAATTGATGAAGCCATTGAAATGAGTGTGGACCCCACCGCATCCCAGGAAGAGAAAAATATCCTCAAAGGCATTCTCAAATTCGGCAATATCACCGTTAAACAGATCATGCGCGGCCGCCTCGATGTAAACGGGATTGAATATGACAGCACCTTTGAAGAAGTGATCAAATACGTGGCAGACCTGCATTACTCCCGCCTCCCGGTATACAAGGGCAACCTCGACAGCATCGTGGGCGTCATCCATACCAAAGACCTGCTCCCCCACCTCGATAAAGGGAATAAATTCGACTGGCACGAAGTAATGCGCCAGCCTTTTTTTGTACACGGCCACAAACTGATCGAAGACCTCCTCTCTGAGTTCCAGAGCAGACGCATGCACTTTGCGGTAGTGGTAGACGAATTCGGTGGCACCTCCGGTATCGTTACCCTCGAAGACATCATGGAAGAAGTGATCGGCGATATCAAAGATGAATTTGATGAGGAAGAATTCAACTACAGCAAACTGGACAACTTCACCTACGTTTTTGAAGGCAAAACCATGCTGAACGACGTTTGCCGTATCATGAACATCCCGCCGGAAACCTTCGAATCAGTAAAAGGCGAAAGCGACTCCCTCGGAGGCCTCATCCTCGAACTGGCAGGAAAATTTCCGGAGGAAAACAGCGTTATCAATTACAACAACTACGATTTCACTGTACTGGAAGTCACTAAAATGCGCATCCAGAAAGTACAGGTCACCATACGGCCGGACGCCGCCGAAGAAGCGTAA
- a CDS encoding single-stranded DNA-binding protein, translated as MRGVNKVILIGNLGRDPDVQFLEGNIAVAKFSLATTETFKDRAGKLISQTEWHTVVLWRGLAELAQKYLHKGSLVYIEGRLRTRSWEDKEGNKKFATEVVGDNLVMLDKRMDLNSSDHPIPHHSSSGSSSGDNFANNMEIPPSLNEPADDLPF; from the coding sequence ATGAGAGGTGTTAATAAAGTAATTCTGATAGGCAATTTAGGCAGAGACCCGGACGTGCAGTTTCTCGAAGGTAACATCGCAGTAGCGAAGTTTTCCCTGGCTACCACCGAAACCTTTAAAGACAGGGCGGGAAAACTTATTTCTCAAACAGAATGGCATACAGTAGTGCTTTGGCGCGGACTGGCAGAGCTGGCCCAGAAGTACCTTCACAAAGGCAGCCTGGTCTATATTGAAGGACGCCTGCGCACCCGCAGCTGGGAAGACAAGGAAGGCAACAAAAAATTCGCAACTGAAGTTGTAGGAGACAACCTGGTTATGCTGGACAAACGCATGGACCTCAACAGCTCAGACCACCCCATACCTCACCACAGCAGTTCAGGATCTTCAAGCGGAGACAATTTCGCAAACAATATGGAAATTCCCCCTTCGCTGAACGAGCCCGCAGACGATCTGCCTTTTTAG
- the mutY gene encoding A/G-specific adenine glycosylase, giving the protein MADSRLFFTEKLLEWNQLSNTRTMPWKGEKDPYRIWLSEIILQQTRVEQGLPYYQKFIEHYPTATKLAQAPEEEVFRLWQGLGYYARCKNMLAAAREIATTYKGKFPGTYDQIKALKGIGAYTAAAVASFGFHLPYAVLDGNVYRVLSRYFAIDTPIDSTAGKKQFGDLAQELLPADQPAAYNQSIMDFGAVVCKPQQPNCKECPLNRKCLARQQQLVDVLPVKSKKLQIKKRYFNHFLVEFNDKIYIRKRTEKDIWQNLHEFILIETPEAAELDELRKNDTFRQLFGKTPFTVINVSAPQKQQLTHQTIHSRFFTLEIKQALPPGDYQLVSRKTLDKYAFPKTITAFLQSKKLQLF; this is encoded by the coding sequence ATGGCCGATTCCCGACTTTTTTTTACAGAAAAATTATTGGAGTGGAACCAGCTCAGCAACACCCGTACCATGCCCTGGAAGGGTGAAAAAGACCCCTACCGGATATGGCTGTCCGAAATTATCCTCCAGCAAACCCGCGTGGAACAAGGATTACCCTACTACCAGAAATTTATTGAGCACTATCCCACCGCCACCAAACTGGCCCAGGCCCCGGAAGAAGAAGTATTCCGCCTCTGGCAAGGCCTCGGGTACTACGCCCGCTGCAAAAACATGCTGGCGGCCGCCCGGGAAATTGCCACTACCTATAAAGGCAAATTTCCCGGTACCTACGACCAGATCAAGGCCCTGAAAGGAATAGGCGCCTACACAGCCGCCGCTGTCGCCTCCTTCGGCTTCCATCTCCCCTATGCAGTGCTGGACGGCAACGTATACCGCGTCCTCTCCCGCTACTTTGCCATCGACACGCCGATAGACAGCACCGCCGGTAAAAAACAGTTCGGCGACCTGGCGCAGGAACTCCTGCCCGCTGACCAACCAGCCGCTTATAATCAAAGCATTATGGACTTCGGCGCAGTGGTCTGCAAACCGCAACAACCCAATTGCAAAGAATGTCCGCTCAACCGGAAATGCCTGGCCCGCCAGCAGCAACTGGTAGACGTTCTCCCGGTAAAATCCAAAAAACTCCAGATCAAAAAACGTTATTTCAACCACTTCCTCGTGGAATTCAACGATAAAATCTATATCCGGAAAAGGACCGAAAAAGATATCTGGCAAAACCTGCACGAATTTATCCTGATCGAAACGCCGGAGGCGGCAGAGCTCGACGAACTCCGGAAAAATGACACCTTCCGGCAGCTTTTCGGTAAAACACCTTTTACAGTCATTAATGTCTCCGCCCCGCAAAAACAGCAACTTACCCATCAAACCATCCACAGCCGCTTCTTTACCCTCGAAATAAAGCAGGCGCTGCCACCCGGCGACTACCAGCTCGTTTCCCGCAAAACACTTGATAAATACGCATTTCCAAAAACCATCACCGCCTTTTTGCAAAGTAAAAAGCTGCAATTGTTCTAA
- a CDS encoding HU family DNA-binding protein: MRKADLINNIAEKTGIPKVDVLVTLEAMFKEVKEALANGEHIYIRGFGSFITKKRAAKIGRNIKKNVAVEIPEHFIPAFKPSKEFVAEVKKLKSS, encoded by the coding sequence ATGAGAAAAGCTGATTTAATAAACAACATTGCTGAAAAAACCGGCATCCCCAAAGTAGATGTTTTAGTCACACTGGAGGCTATGTTTAAAGAGGTGAAAGAAGCTCTTGCCAACGGTGAACACATCTACATCCGTGGGTTTGGCAGTTTTATCACAAAGAAAAGGGCCGCCAAGATTGGCCGCAACATCAAGAAGAACGTAGCGGTGGAGATTCCGGAGCATTTTATTCCGGCGTTCAAGCCATCTAAAGAATTTGTTGCTGAGGTAAAGAAGCTTAAAAGTTCTTAG
- a CDS encoding tetratricopeptide repeat protein: protein MRKSQVLLVGAAVALLVVLYAFGRTVPRSDKQAMSTAAPMQGGQGVEPIAFSELLETAKGKIPAEKLLLINTIETNVVRGDVKAQQIAAYKQLYNTWDSLNQLPVAAHYLGEAAKLENSEKSLTFAANLFLAHLQHAQDPRIAKWEADQASALFEQAIQLNPANDTLKISQAMVYMNTGEPMKGVAKLKEVVAKNPDNIDAQVTLANLAITSGQYDKAIERLEGVMQKHPDNAKVLFVLAESYRSKGNKQKAIELFEKSKQAMTDPELKKEVDSYIKSIQ, encoded by the coding sequence ATGCGAAAGTCACAAGTTCTCCTGGTTGGTGCAGCTGTAGCACTATTGGTGGTTTTATATGCTTTTGGCCGTACTGTACCCCGGTCAGATAAGCAAGCTATGTCAACTGCCGCTCCTATGCAGGGCGGTCAGGGTGTAGAGCCTATTGCCTTTTCCGAACTACTGGAAACGGCGAAAGGGAAGATTCCTGCTGAAAAATTATTATTAATCAACACGATTGAGACCAACGTTGTACGCGGGGACGTGAAAGCCCAGCAAATAGCTGCGTACAAACAGTTGTATAATACCTGGGACAGCCTCAACCAGCTTCCTGTGGCGGCTCATTATCTTGGCGAAGCCGCTAAGTTGGAAAATTCCGAAAAAAGCCTCACCTTTGCAGCCAATTTGTTTCTGGCTCACCTGCAACATGCTCAGGATCCACGAATTGCAAAATGGGAAGCCGACCAGGCTAGCGCACTGTTTGAACAGGCGATTCAGCTGAACCCGGCCAACGACACCCTGAAGATATCACAGGCCATGGTGTATATGAACACCGGCGAACCGATGAAGGGAGTTGCCAAATTGAAGGAAGTCGTAGCCAAAAATCCTGATAATATCGACGCACAGGTTACTTTAGCGAACCTGGCCATTACATCAGGCCAGTATGATAAAGCTATCGAAAGACTCGAAGGCGTGATGCAGAAACACCCGGACAATGCCAAAGTACTGTTTGTGCTGGCAGAATCCTACAGAAGCAAAGGCAACAAACAGAAAGCGATTGAGTTGTTTGAAAAAAGCAAACAGGCCATGACCGATCCGGAGTTGAAAAAAGAAGTAGACAGCTATATTAAGAGCATTCAATAA
- a CDS encoding Rne/Rng family ribonuclease codes for MNKELIINAAPTGVEIALLEDKKLVELHHESGNPNFAVGDLYLGKVKKLIPGLNAAFVDVGFEKDAFLHYTDLSPYIRSILKFTATAISDKTPEGFDFTKFKNEPEIVKTGKITDVLGGKPNILVQILKEPISSKGPRLSCEISLPGRFIVLTPFNDIVAVSKKIHSSEERKRLQKIVEAIKPPNFGVIVRTAAEGKKTAELHEDLTTLVQTWKNIQSNLNGAQAPQKILSEQTKTTSILRDLLNESFNRIVINDKNIYTDTKTYIQKIAPEKQDIVNYYNNGSPIFDNFGITRQVKASFGKTVNLDSGVYLIIEATEALHVIDVNSGYKSSSNNQEQNALASNLEAAAEIARQLRLRDLGGIIIIDFIDMKLPENKKTVFEAMEKFMAQDRAKHTILPISKFGLMQITRQRVKPEITISVAEDCPTCRGTGKIGASMLILEDIEKNLQYLLNHQHKGLTIRVHPILYAYLTKGFLTSKQWRWYFQYKKWIKLKADTNYHLTEYRFFDANDEEIKL; via the coding sequence TTGAACAAGGAACTTATTATAAATGCGGCTCCCACAGGTGTGGAAATTGCGTTACTGGAAGATAAAAAGTTAGTGGAACTGCATCACGAAAGCGGCAACCCTAACTTTGCAGTAGGCGATTTATACCTGGGCAAAGTGAAAAAGCTGATACCCGGCTTGAATGCTGCATTTGTGGACGTAGGCTTCGAGAAGGATGCCTTTTTACATTATACGGATCTCAGCCCCTATATCCGTTCCATTCTTAAATTTACTGCAACTGCCATCAGCGATAAAACACCTGAAGGATTTGATTTCACTAAGTTTAAAAATGAACCGGAAATAGTTAAAACAGGAAAAATCACTGACGTACTCGGCGGTAAACCCAACATCCTCGTACAGATCCTGAAAGAACCCATTTCTTCCAAAGGCCCCCGCCTGAGCTGCGAAATTTCTCTTCCCGGAAGATTCATCGTGTTAACTCCCTTTAACGATATTGTAGCGGTTTCTAAAAAAATCCATTCTTCCGAAGAAAGAAAAAGATTGCAGAAAATCGTGGAAGCCATCAAACCGCCTAATTTCGGCGTGATTGTACGGACCGCTGCGGAAGGAAAGAAGACAGCTGAACTGCACGAAGATCTGACCACGCTCGTTCAAACCTGGAAAAATATCCAGTCCAACCTGAACGGTGCCCAGGCTCCCCAGAAAATTCTGAGCGAGCAAACCAAAACCACCAGTATCCTTCGTGACCTGCTCAACGAGAGCTTCAACCGGATCGTGATCAACGATAAAAATATCTATACAGATACCAAAACGTATATCCAGAAGATCGCTCCGGAAAAGCAGGACATCGTTAACTACTACAATAACGGCTCACCCATCTTCGACAACTTTGGTATCACCCGCCAGGTAAAGGCTTCCTTCGGGAAAACCGTCAACCTCGACAGCGGCGTGTACCTCATCATTGAAGCAACGGAAGCCCTGCATGTAATAGACGTTAACAGCGGCTATAAAAGCTCGAGCAACAACCAGGAACAAAACGCCCTCGCGTCCAACCTGGAAGCTGCTGCAGAAATTGCCCGTCAGCTCCGGCTGCGCGACCTTGGCGGTATTATCATCATCGACTTTATCGATATGAAACTGCCGGAAAACAAAAAGACCGTTTTCGAAGCCATGGAGAAATTCATGGCGCAGGACAGGGCCAAACATACCATTCTGCCTATCTCCAAATTCGGGCTGATGCAAATCACCCGCCAGCGCGTAAAACCGGAAATCACCATTTCGGTGGCCGAAGATTGCCCCACCTGCCGCGGTACAGGCAAAATCGGCGCTTCTATGCTGATACTGGAAGATATCGAGAAAAACCTGCAATACCTCCTGAACCACCAACACAAAGGACTGACCATCCGCGTACACCCGATCCTGTACGCTTACCTGACAAAGGGCTTCCTTACCTCCAAACAATGGAGATGGTATTTCCAATACAAAAAGTGGATCAAACTCAAAGCAGACACCAACTACCACCTCACTGAATACCGTTTCTTCGACGCTAATGACGAAGAAATCAAACTATAA